A part of Aurantimicrobium sp. MWH-Uga1 genomic DNA contains:
- a CDS encoding catechol 1,2-dioxygenase — protein sequence MGEVVGAAILAHVPTVMLPKETRLELNEGKEISLVPGFEKFRKDVMEKLDYDTVIVLDSHWATTVEFVITSHDHREGKYTAEELPRGMSQIPYSFRGDRELAESVVKYDEKNGTWITPISDPYLPIMYATVNLWDYLGKGLDKRWVSVSVCQTATTEDFLRAGRALGEAIRDSDRKVLLLASGALSHTFYKLRDLRKHEASDPSHIFSPEARAADEERIEWFKAGDHKRVLETMPEFLKFKPEANFSHYLTMAGAIGEEANTSKGVMYSDYENSVGTGQVHIYFPKPEGGFPLPKDMVLSRD from the coding sequence ATGGGCGAAGTAGTAGGCGCAGCAATTCTTGCGCACGTACCCACAGTCATGCTCCCTAAAGAGACTCGCCTTGAGCTCAATGAGGGCAAAGAAATCTCTCTTGTCCCTGGTTTCGAAAAGTTCCGCAAGGACGTGATGGAGAAGCTGGATTACGACACCGTGATTGTGCTCGACTCTCACTGGGCCACCACCGTCGAGTTCGTGATTACGTCGCACGATCACCGAGAGGGGAAGTACACCGCGGAAGAACTTCCTCGTGGAATGTCCCAGATTCCCTACTCCTTTAGGGGTGACCGTGAGCTAGCCGAGTCTGTCGTCAAGTATGACGAAAAGAACGGAACATGGATTACTCCCATTTCCGACCCCTACCTTCCCATTATGTATGCCACCGTCAACCTGTGGGACTACCTCGGTAAGGGCCTCGACAAGCGGTGGGTTTCCGTCTCGGTGTGCCAGACCGCAACCACCGAAGACTTCCTGCGTGCAGGTCGTGCACTCGGTGAAGCCATCCGTGACTCAGACCGCAAGGTACTTCTCTTGGCTTCTGGTGCACTCTCACACACTTTCTACAAGCTGCGTGATTTGCGGAAGCACGAAGCAAGTGACCCTAGCCACATCTTCTCTCCAGAAGCACGGGCTGCAGATGAAGAGCGCATTGAATGGTTCAAAGCTGGAGATCACAAGCGAGTTCTTGAGACCATGCCTGAGTTCCTCAAGTTCAAGCCTGAGGCTAACTTCAGCCACTACCTCACCATGGCTGGAGCCATTGGTGAAGAGGCCAACACCTCCAAAGGTGTGATGTACTCAGACTACGAGAACTCGGTCGGCACCGGTCAGGTTCACATCTACTTCCCGAAGCCCGAAGGCGGCTTCCCACTTCCAAAGGATATGGTTCTCTCACGTGACTGA